One segment of Phycisphaerales bacterium DNA contains the following:
- the miaA gene encoding tRNA (adenosine(37)-N6)-dimethylallyltransferase MiaA, giving the protein MDHPPAILIAGATASGKTPLAIALAQRLSGGGECLCADSMQIYRDMNIGTAKPTEQELAAAPHHLLDLADPRDATFTVDRWLDAAEPCVSQVRSRGRYPIIVGGTNLYLQAFLFGLCDVPNPDTSIRVALEQDSNDQLRQKLLAVDKAAAEQIHPNDRRRTIRALEVHQTTGQPISKLQQQWTQEPRRDALILRLEDDVEPTNRRINQRVGRMMEMGFLQEVAGLLNNNQLGPRARAALGYQQLADHLEGKESLAEAIEQIKIATRRFAKQQRTWLRRFSAYPRSESIKITDISPQDVEEQAVKIIKKASFS; this is encoded by the coding sequence ATGGACCATCCACCAGCCATTCTCATTGCCGGTGCCACTGCCTCAGGGAAAACCCCTCTCGCGATCGCACTGGCTCAGCGTCTCTCGGGTGGAGGAGAGTGCCTCTGTGCTGATTCAATGCAAATCTACCGAGATATGAATATTGGCACCGCCAAACCCACCGAACAAGAACTTGCGGCAGCGCCGCATCATTTGCTGGATTTGGCTGATCCAAGAGATGCCACCTTTACAGTCGACCGCTGGCTAGACGCTGCTGAACCGTGTGTCAGTCAGGTCCGATCGCGCGGCCGATATCCGATCATTGTTGGTGGCACCAACCTCTACCTCCAGGCCTTTCTTTTTGGCCTTTGCGACGTGCCTAACCCAGATACAAGCATCCGGGTTGCACTGGAGCAAGACTCCAACGATCAACTACGTCAGAAGCTTCTTGCTGTCGATAAGGCTGCCGCTGAGCAGATTCATCCCAATGATCGCCGTCGCACTATTCGTGCACTAGAAGTTCACCAAACCACTGGACAACCAATTTCTAAGCTACAACAACAGTGGACCCAAGAACCACGCCGTGATGCGCTAATCTTGCGCCTCGAAGATGATGTTGAACCAACCAATCGCCGTATCAATCAACGTGTTGGACGGATGATGGAAATGGGCTTCTTGCAAGAAGTGGCTGGCTTACTTAATAACAATCAGTTGGGGCCAAGAGCGCGGGCGGCACTGGGTTACCAACAGCTTGCGGATCACCTCGAAGGAAAGGAATCCCTGGCTGAGGCCATTGAACAAATTAAGATCGCCACACGTCGTTTTGCAAAACAGCAGCGGACCTGGCTTCGTCGATTCTCAGCTTATCCACGCTCTGAATCCATAAAGATCACTGATATTTCGCCACAAGACGTTGAAGAACAAGCAGTTAAGATAATTAAGAAAGCTTCATTTAGCTGA
- a CDS encoding phosphoglycerate kinase, which yields MSKTGYKRKKTIEQVDVDNKRVLMRVDFNVPLNRKHEISDDRRIRLAVESIRSVISRGGICVLMSHLGRPAGTGPEPGLSLKIVVDHLKELMPDAGISMAPGACDSPEAAAAVASAKRGSVIVLENLRFNSGEKAGSRIFSEKLAKLGDIYCNNAFGTAHRSDASMVGVPELMQSQPRVAGFLLQQELAFLSDALEDAASPFVAVLGGAKVSDKLMAIRNLLGKVDVVLIGGAMAYTFLQAIGRGVGESLVEEEMLDQAELLIDAAAASTTELMLPRDHVAGKEIEPRTSVEVFADEIEAGWMGLDIGPETAGWYTDRVRHARTVLWNGPVGVYEIEPFDVGTRQIAEACAAATEQGAVTVLGGGDTAAAINHFGLSDQVSHVSTGGGASLELLEGKKFRSVELLEDE from the coding sequence ATGAGCAAGACCGGATACAAGCGTAAGAAGACGATTGAGCAAGTAGACGTGGACAATAAGCGCGTCTTGATGCGTGTGGATTTCAATGTGCCACTCAATCGTAAACACGAGATTAGTGATGATCGACGTATCCGCTTGGCCGTGGAGTCCATTCGAAGTGTGATTAGCCGTGGTGGTATTTGTGTTCTGATGAGTCACCTCGGACGCCCAGCAGGAACGGGGCCTGAGCCAGGGCTCAGTCTGAAGATTGTGGTTGATCACCTTAAGGAACTGATGCCTGATGCTGGTATTTCCATGGCACCTGGGGCATGCGATTCGCCAGAAGCCGCCGCTGCAGTCGCATCGGCCAAGCGGGGTAGTGTGATCGTTCTAGAGAATCTACGTTTTAATAGCGGTGAGAAAGCCGGCTCTCGTATTTTTAGTGAAAAGCTCGCAAAGCTCGGTGATATCTATTGCAACAATGCATTCGGAACCGCTCACCGCAGCGATGCTTCGATGGTAGGCGTCCCTGAACTCATGCAGAGTCAGCCACGCGTGGCCGGTTTCCTTCTGCAGCAAGAATTGGCGTTTCTATCTGATGCACTTGAGGACGCTGCCTCACCATTCGTGGCGGTCCTGGGCGGCGCTAAAGTTTCTGACAAACTAATGGCCATTCGGAATCTGCTAGGAAAGGTGGATGTGGTACTGATCGGTGGCGCCATGGCTTACACATTCTTGCAAGCCATTGGCCGTGGTGTTGGTGAAAGTTTGGTGGAAGAGGAGATGCTAGACCAAGCAGAGTTGCTGATTGATGCGGCGGCTGCAAGTACCACAGAGCTCATGCTTCCACGCGACCATGTGGCTGGCAAAGAAATTGAGCCACGCACATCAGTCGAGGTCTTTGCTGATGAAATTGAAGCCGGTTGGATGGGATTAGACATTGGGCCTGAAACTGCTGGTTGGTACACCGATCGTGTGCGGCATGCCCGAACGGTGCTCTGGAATGGTCCAGTTGGCGTTTATGAGATTGAACCATTTGATGTGGGTACGAGGCAGATCGCTGAAGCATGTGCAGCCGCCACAGAGCAGGGGGCTGTCACAGTCCTTGGTGGCGGTGACACCGCCGCAGCGATTAATCATTTCGGCCTTTCTGATCAGGTTTCTCATGTTTCCACGGGCGGAGGAGCCAGTTTGGAGTTGCTTGAAGGCAAGAAATTCCGCAGTGTTGAGCTTCTTGAGGACGAATAG